The following is a genomic window from Vitis vinifera cultivar Pinot Noir 40024 chromosome 6, ASM3070453v1.
TCTATCGGATTGTGGGTGTTAATACAAGGATACAGCGAAGAAAATCGCAACAGAATAGAAGAGAAAGAGCCGTTGGTAGTGGTAATGGAGCAGTGGGAGGCCCACCTCGTGGCCtcaaatttatcaaacactttcCCATGTGTGTGGTTACACGACTCACTGATTGATGGATGTACTGGCACCCTATTATTTGCCTCCCCCACAATTATTACTCCCCCCACCCCCCTTCTCTTCTTTCCCATTCTCAGCCTATCTTTCTATGTATTTCAATTTGTATCCTGTTTTCATCTGTGTTTTATTTTGCTTCTAACCTTTTCTTTCTCGGCATCTAAAGTACACTTCTTGATTCAAGCAAATTAAAGCAGACGCATTATGGCTATGGAGACCCTTAATAAAAGTGACTTCTTGTctcattaatcaaataaattactTAAAAGAGGTCATGTTTGGGTCAAGCGTTTATCCAATTTAACGTACAATTTGATGCATTTATTATTAGGatgatatttattaaatgaattgtgCCGTTATTTTGGGAGACATTTAATGGATGTTAGAAATTGTGACGTCATCATTTAAAATTATAACGTTGGACTTGAATATATGGCCTCCACGTAACATCAACCTCAAATTGATAAGACCATCGCCATCCAAAAGAGGTCCTTTCACAAATTTGTCAGTAGTACAGGGACGGATAAGCAAAATAAATGTGGAGAGAAGAAGACAGAAGAAAAATCCAGGGAACCTAGTCAAGATTCTGACCGTTCATTTACACATGCACGTCTCTGATTAATCCATTCTTTCATCTCACGTGTCGTCCATCCACGTCCTTCTCTGAAGAGAGTATGCGCTTAGTTTATGAGGATTTTGGTGGGAAATTTCTTTAAGCATttgtgcggcacttagacagcAACAATTATCTTGAGGTGCTAAAAGACCAACAAACAACGTATTGAAAGAGAGTGAAGGTTGGCAGATGCTGAGGCAGCAGCACATGGAGGGGAGAGTTGGAGGGCGGTGCAAGATCAGAAAGCGGGGGTGCTCTTCTTCATCGTCGTCTTCTTTGGCACACAAGTACAGGTTTAAGCGCGCAATTCTGGTGGGCAAGAGAGGCGGCTCGAGCACCCCGGTGCCGACGTGGAAGGTGAACTCGAGATCGCCTTCTTCGGCGCTGAAAGCGGCTGAGAGCGCTGCAAAAGGGAAAGAGGCGTCGGTGTCTGCGCGGAAACTGGCAGCTACACTGTGGGAAATCAATGACGTGAAGGAAATGAGGAATCAGAAAGAGTCAAGGAGTAAGGAGAGGGTTGCGAGGTCAGCACAGTTGTTGCCGCCCCATTTGTTGGATCCATCTCACAGTCCGTTTTCGGAGGTGGGGTTCCgttggttttttctttctttctttcttttctttttttttgctgCAGCTTGTTGGAGTATGAGTCTTTGTGAGCGTTGATTTGAGTGGTTGGAAAAGGTTAATTTTTGTTTCGTGTTTTGGTGGTGAATTGTGCAGAGAATGGATCGATCTAGGGGTGGCAGCCACCGGAGGAGAAGGTCGGCGGTTTCTCAGAAGCTTCAGACGACTGAGTGTAATTTGGGAGGGTTGGACTCTCTCAGCACTGCCAGTTTCATGGAGGTAAATTGAAATTCATGTTTAGGGCATGTTTGGTGTCATTTTCAGAGAAACAGTTTTCTCATGTGCAAAAggaagattaaaaagaaaaatgaaattatcatGTTGTTTCCCGGATCCTGTTCAATTCTccagatttttgtttaattcaCCGTATTTCGGAAAACAAGTTTCTGAATTTAGGTGTACAACAGTTGCACAGTCTGTTTTGGTGTGTAGGCTGAAACCAAGACAATTTCTGGGAATAATTAGCGTGAAAAGAAAGCCAATTAAAAAGCCCTTTTCTGAAACCAGAAATGGGCTTCTGATTTCTTggagaattgaattttgatggGTATTGCTATTGTTTGAGCACTTGTTTAAAGTGCTTGTGAATTTATGAATACAGGATCCAATGCAGACTGAAACTCAATCTAGAGGGAGGACTCATTCTGGATGCATAGTTGGAGTTAAGACTCGGTTGAAGGATGTTAGTAATGGTCTGGCCACATCTAAAGAGCTTCTCAAAGTTCTGAACCGTATTTGGGGTCTGGAAGAGAAGAATTCATCAAGCATACCGGTTGTCTCTGCCCTACGTCTTGAGCTGGATCGAGCCCGAACCCAGGTTGATCAATTGATCCGGGAACAGAGGTCTAATCGTGATGAAATTAATTACCTCATGAAGCATTTTGCAGAAGAAAAGGCAGCTTGGAAAAGCAAGGAGCGAGCTAGGATTCGTGAGGCCATTGCATCCATAGCTGGAGAGCTTGATGTAGAGAAGAAGCTGAGGAGACAAACAGAGAGATTGAACAAGAAGCTCGGTGAAGAACTGGGACACATTAAGGCATCTCTGTCCAAGGCATTAAAAGAACTCAAGAGTGAAA
Proteins encoded in this region:
- the LOC100255248 gene encoding uncharacterized protein At5g41620; its protein translation is MLRQQHMEGRVGGRCKIRKRGCSSSSSSSLAHKYRFKRAILVGKRGGSSTPVPTWKVNSRSPSSALKAAESAAKGKEASVSARKLAATLWEINDVKEMRNQKESRSKERVARSAQLLPPHLLDPSHSPFSERMDRSRGGSHRRRRSAVSQKLQTTECNLGGLDSLSTASFMEDPMQTETQSRGRTHSGCIVGVKTRLKDVSNGLATSKELLKVLNRIWGLEEKNSSSIPVVSALRLELDRARTQVDQLIREQRSNRDEINYLMKHFAEEKAAWKSKERARIREAIASIAGELDVEKKLRRQTERLNKKLGEELGHIKASLSKALKELKSEKRAREILEQMCDELAQGIGEDRAEVEELKRESAKVREEVEKEREMLQLADVLREERVQMKLSEAKYQFEEKNAAVDKLRHELEAYLRSKSGNDKNNGSPNPNGSEELEDYLRKALMDLCQDREKEEDDGEVENAEECEADDSAESDLHSIELNMDNSSKSYMWSYACGTEAQDDSNRVSVDREIRGRKPTSGKIQWGNISLERVTSNGMEWDFDNISQENSYAFDKGRTPEHDSEARRKDYEDEIKRYKSVKGLRDHILSGSKVSSIQGFASPTRKWEQASPLQDCSSVVLESLAVVQGSGSRVVRVAGTRGERQALAHSKQ